One stretch of Mus pahari chromosome 15, PAHARI_EIJ_v1.1, whole genome shotgun sequence DNA includes these proteins:
- the Psmg2 gene encoding proteasome assembly chaperone 2, which produces MFVPCGESVPDLTNFTLLMPAVSVGNVGQLAIDLIISTLNMCKIGYFYTDCLVPMVGNNPYATEEENSNELSINTEAVLHIHLQTHSAYGGPQTLSVQEYKSKSFCEKLLAWVESSGCARIIVLSSSHSYHRNDAQLRSTPFRYLLTPCLQKSVQNKIKSLNWLEMEKSRCIPEMSDSEFCIRIPGGGITKTLYDESCSKEIQMAVLLKFVSEGDNIPDAVSLVEYLNEWLQIIRPCSDGPTASALPWKIPSSWRLLFGSGLPPALF; this is translated from the exons CCAGCAGTATCCGTTGGAAATGTTGGCCAGCTTGCAATAGATCTGATTATTTCTACACTGAACATGTGTAAGATTGGTTATTTCTATACTGATTGCCTGGTGCCAATGGTTGGAAACAATCCATATgcaactgaagaagaaaattcaaatgaaCTCAGTATAAATACTGAAG CTGTCCTGCATATCCACCTCCAGACACACTCTGCCTATGGTGGTCCTCAGACACTATCTGTTCAGGAG TATAAATCCAAGTCATTCTGTGAAAAACTGCTGGCCTGGGTAGAAAGTAGCGGCTGTGCCAGGATCATTGTTCTCTCAAGCAGCCATTCATATCACCGCAATGATGCCCAGCTGCGCAG tactccCTTCCGGTATCTGCTTACACCTTGTTTACAAAAGagtgttcaaaataaaataaagagcctAAATTGGCTAGAAATGGAAAAGAGTCGGTGCATCCCTGAGATGAGTGATTCTGAGTTTTGTATTCGCATTCCTGGAGGTGGAATCACAAAAACACTCTATGACGAAAG CTGTTCTAAAGAAATCCAAATGGCAGTTCTGCTGAAATTTGTTTCAGAAGGGGACAATATCCCAGATGCAGTCAGCCTTGTGGAGTACCTTAATGAATGGCTTCAGATAATCAGACCATGT AGCGACGGCCCCACGGCGTCTGCCCTGCCTTGGAAGATCCCCAGCTCTTGGCGGCTGCTCTTTGGCAGTGGGCTTCCTCCCGCGCTGTTTTGA